One genomic segment of Methanothermococcus okinawensis IH1 includes these proteins:
- a CDS encoding MJ0307 family thioredoxin has product MVKIEVFTSPMCPHCPAAKRVVEEVVSGMEGVEVENVDVMKEPERAANYGIMAVPTIVIDGEVKFVGAPTKEALKDELAKYL; this is encoded by the coding sequence ATGGTAAAAATAGAGGTATTCACATCGCCAATGTGCCCACACTGTCCAGCAGCAAAAAGGGTAGTTGAAGAGGTTGTATCTGGAATGGAAGGCGTGGAAGTTGAAAATGTGGATGTAATGAAAGAACCTGAAAGAGCTGCAAACTATGGCATAATGGCAGTGCCTACAATAGTAATTGATGGAGAGGTTAAATTTGTAGGAGCTCCTACGAAAGAAGCTTTAAAGGATGAGCTCGCTAAATATCTATAA
- the metG gene encoding methionine--tRNA ligase, with protein MSEKYLITTALAYTNGPLHLGHARSTYIPADIMRRYLKLNKKDVIHVGGTDNHGVPITITAEKEGVKPEDIVNKYHNEIKRDLDNLNIEFDSYGKTHSDIHIKTAQEFYLKLKENGYIYEKEIEQFYCPKCNRFLADRYVEGICPFCGGEARGDHCEVCGRHLEPTELINPYCVNCNTTPELRKTIHRFFKLSALSDDLRRYVESSDMPEHVKNMAYSWIKELHDWDISRDIDWGVPIPDSENQVMYVWLEAPIGYISFTKQLGEVWKDYWLKKDKENSNGKNNNVKIWHFIGKDITVHHSVFWPGMLIANGEYNLPSSVISGGYLTLEGRKMSTSKKWVVWVDDFVKYFDSDYLRYFLMVNAPLNRDCDFSFDEFQKRINTELIAIIGNFTHRALVFSHRKFKEIPIVDEENLKDEDKELISRCKETVKKVDNHIMEFNFKDALMGVVHLAKDGNNYFQKMEPWTVENENRLREILYTCAVVVKHILYLLYPFMPNKSMKLLDLMNEELDLEIRGNKLKKPKVVFAKIEDDKIKMVKEKLLKSKDTNEKEKNEKETKNKENIKEIKNKEKSKKIKKINEKGDSMDLISIDDFAKIELRIGQILEAEEVPKSKKLLKLIVDIGDEKRQVVAGIKGHYEPSELVGKKIVLVCNLKPAKLCGVESQGMVLAAGDDVVALLTPDKDVPVGSKIQ; from the coding sequence ATGAGTGAAAAATACCTTATAACAACGGCTTTGGCATATACCAATGGACCTCTTCATTTAGGACATGCAAGAAGCACATATATTCCTGCTGACATTATGAGGAGATATTTAAAATTAAATAAAAAGGATGTAATCCATGTTGGTGGAACAGATAATCATGGTGTTCCTATTACAATTACAGCAGAAAAAGAAGGAGTTAAACCTGAGGATATTGTAAATAAATATCATAATGAAATAAAGAGAGATTTGGATAACTTAAATATAGAGTTTGATAGCTATGGAAAAACTCACAGCGATATTCATATAAAAACAGCTCAGGAGTTCTATTTAAAACTTAAAGAAAATGGATATATCTATGAAAAAGAGATAGAGCAGTTTTACTGTCCTAAATGTAATAGATTTTTGGCAGATAGGTATGTGGAAGGAATTTGTCCATTCTGTGGTGGTGAGGCAAGAGGAGACCACTGCGAAGTTTGTGGAAGGCACCTTGAACCAACCGAGCTCATAAACCCGTACTGTGTAAATTGCAATACAACCCCTGAACTTAGAAAAACCATACATAGATTCTTTAAATTGAGTGCATTATCCGATGATTTAAGAAGGTATGTTGAGAGCTCCGACATGCCCGAGCATGTGAAGAATATGGCATACAGTTGGATAAAGGAGCTCCATGATTGGGACATATCGAGAGATATAGACTGGGGCGTTCCAATTCCCGATAGTGAAAATCAGGTAATGTATGTATGGCTAGAAGCACCAATTGGTTATATCTCATTTACCAAGCAATTAGGGGAAGTTTGGAAGGATTATTGGCTAAAAAAAGATAAAGAAAATAGTAATGGCAAAAATAATAATGTAAAAATATGGCATTTTATTGGAAAGGATATAACAGTTCATCACTCGGTATTTTGGCCAGGTATGTTAATTGCCAACGGTGAATATAACCTTCCATCATCGGTAATAAGTGGTGGTTATTTAACACTTGAAGGAAGAAAGATGAGCACAAGTAAGAAATGGGTTGTTTGGGTAGATGATTTTGTTAAATATTTTGATTCCGATTATTTAAGATATTTCTTGATGGTAAATGCACCGTTGAATAGAGACTGTGATTTTTCATTTGATGAATTCCAGAAGAGGATAAACACAGAGTTAATAGCCATAATAGGAAACTTCACACACAGAGCTCTTGTATTTTCACACAGAAAATTTAAGGAAATTCCTATTGTTGATGAGGAAAACCTCAAAGATGAGGATAAAGAACTGATAAGTAGATGTAAAGAAACTGTTAAAAAGGTAGATAATCACATAATGGAATTTAACTTTAAGGATGCTTTAATGGGTGTTGTTCATCTTGCAAAAGATGGAAATAATTACTTCCAGAAGATGGAACCTTGGACTGTGGAAAATGAAAACAGATTAAGAGAAATATTATATACCTGTGCGGTAGTTGTAAAGCATATACTTTATTTACTTTATCCATTCATGCCTAATAAATCTATGAAACTTCTCGATTTAATGAATGAAGAGCTTGATTTAGAAATTAGAGGAAACAAATTGAAAAAGCCAAAGGTTGTATTTGCAAAAATTGAAGACGATAAAATTAAGATGGTTAAGGAAAAACTATTAAAATCAAAAGATACTAATGAAAAAGAGAAAAATGAAAAAGAAACAAAGAATAAAGAAAATATAAAAGAAATAAAAAATAAAGAAAAAAGTAAAAAAATTAAAAAAATAAATGAAAAAGGTGATTCTATGGATTTAATAAGTATTGATGACTTTGCTAAAATTGAATTAAGAATTGGGCAGATTTTAGAGGCAGAGGAAGTGCCAAAATCTAAAAAATTATTAAAATTAATTGTCGATATTGGCGATGAAAAAAGACAGGTTGTTGCAGGTATAAAAGGACACTATGAACCATCGGAGCTCGTAGGTAAAAAAATTGTATTGGTATGCAATCTAAAACCTGCTAAATTATGTGGCGTAGAATCACAAGGTATGGTTTTAGCCGCAGGGGACGATGTTGTAGCCCTTTTAACACCAGATAAGGATGTTCCAGTGGGAAGCAAAATACAGTAA
- a CDS encoding pantoate kinase, producing MFIPAHITGFFKIYKDKDLLKTGSTGAGITLNKGVSTNIVEGNEEIYFNGDKTQLCPTIEVIKNCMNYLNHTNLNTQKSNRLNKNNKIKYKLSNKLDNNFNNLNEFNYNIIHKSDFPLGCGLGTSGACALGVSYELCKIYNAESKILEFAHGAEVKCGTGLGDVVAQYTGGFVIRKKPGLPLNVEKINIKNINNYNVVVEILGKKETNKIINNADWINKINNVSDNLLQKLLKNPTLKNFMSLSYTFAKDTGLATDKIISLCDDLSFTIGSSQAMLGNTVFCICEDKDLNDVLSILNNPIVCKIYNEGNYE from the coding sequence ATGTTTATACCGGCACATATTACGGGTTTTTTTAAAATATATAAGGACAAAGACCTGTTAAAAACAGGTTCAACAGGAGCAGGCATTACATTGAATAAGGGAGTTTCTACAAATATTGTTGAAGGAAACGAAGAGATATATTTTAACGGCGATAAAACACAATTATGCCCTACAATTGAAGTGATTAAAAACTGTATGAATTATTTAAATCATACTAACTTGAACACACAGAAATCCAACAGATTGAATAAAAATAATAAAATAAAATATAAATTAAGTAATAAATTAGATAATAACTTCAATAATCTAAATGAATTTAATTATAATATAATCCATAAATCAGATTTTCCATTGGGATGTGGATTGGGCACATCGGGTGCTTGTGCATTGGGTGTATCCTACGAACTATGCAAAATTTACAATGCAGAATCAAAAATTTTAGAATTTGCACATGGTGCAGAGGTAAAATGCGGAACTGGACTTGGGGATGTTGTTGCACAATATACAGGAGGTTTTGTAATACGAAAAAAACCAGGATTGCCTTTAAATGTGGAAAAAATAAATATAAAAAATATCAATAATTATAATGTAGTTGTTGAGATACTTGGAAAAAAAGAAACTAACAAAATTATTAACAATGCCGATTGGATTAACAAGATAAATAATGTATCAGATAATCTTCTACAAAAACTGTTAAAAAATCCTACATTAAAAAACTTTATGAGCTTATCATATACTTTTGCAAAAGATACAGGTCTTGCAACAGATAAAATTATATCACTTTGTGATGATTTGAGTTTTACTATTGGGAGCTCCCAAGCTATGCTTGGAAATACTGTATTTTGTATATGTGAAGATAAAGATTTAAATGATGTATTGTCCATATTGAATAATCCTATCGTATGTAAAATATATAATGAGGGAAATTATGAGTGA
- the queC gene encoding 7-cyano-7-deazaguanine synthase QueC: MKAVCILSGGLDSVVSMMVAKKETSKLYAITFDYGQRAVLREINASKKVSEILGAQHKVIKLPFIKEFSNSALTKDKNIPTIKEHELDNIEKATETMKSVWVPARNMILFSIASGFAEFIGADEIYTGLNREEGTTFPDNTKEFIDRFNNVLEYGTLNKVKMRAPLYNLNKTEIVKLGKKLEKDLGLEVLKYSYSCYRDNGEDFLHCGKCESCMRRKRAFKEAGINDPTKYLE, from the coding sequence ATGAAAGCAGTATGTATTTTAAGCGGTGGTTTGGATTCTGTTGTATCTATGATGGTGGCAAAAAAAGAAACTTCAAAATTATACGCCATAACATTTGACTATGGCCAAAGGGCCGTGTTAAGGGAAATAAATGCTTCAAAAAAAGTATCTGAAATATTAGGAGCTCAGCACAAAGTCATCAAACTTCCATTTATAAAAGAATTTAGCAACAGTGCCTTAACCAAAGATAAGAATATACCTACCATAAAAGAGCATGAGCTCGACAACATAGAAAAAGCCACTGAAACTATGAAATCTGTATGGGTGCCTGCAAGAAACATGATTTTATTTTCAATAGCATCGGGATTTGCGGAATTTATCGGAGCTGATGAGATATATACAGGATTAAACAGAGAAGAGGGCACAACATTTCCAGATAATACCAAGGAGTTCATAGATAGATTTAACAATGTGTTAGAATATGGAACATTAAACAAGGTTAAAATGAGAGCTCCGTTATATAATCTAAATAAAACTGAAATTGTTAAACTTGGAAAGAAACTTGAAAAGGATTTGGGTTTAGAGGTTTTAAAATATAGTTATTCCTGCTATCGTGATAATGGTGAAGACTTTTTACACTGCGGAAAATGTGAAAGTTGCATGAGAAGAAAGAGGGCATTTAAAGAAGCAGGTATAAATGACCCCACAAAATATTTGGAGTAA
- a CDS encoding DUF354 domain-containing protein: MDVWIDLTNSPHVHYFSQLIKKFEKEGIDYFITLRKFQSLENIIKLYNHMSNYISIGAHGDSLEEKLINSAKRIIELTKIIKDNKPKVAITKHSVELPRVAFGLNIPSIFIVDNEYADAQNRLTLPIVNNIIAPEGINKTILRKQGGRNFLTFDGTCEVANVNSRLKNILPLNRNIVDELGLNKELPIIVMRSSPNSSYCNGKKDILPDIIKRLHKKIDCNIVVFPRTKKQENLYRSLDVVVPKTIDSISLLYYADAMIGAGGTMNREAAVLGVPTVSCYPENILGVDKYLIKRGRMIHTKSVNRIIDYVLNNLGKRNNTITLEDPTDLMFEKVCECLKR, translated from the coding sequence ATGGATGTATGGATTGATTTAACAAACTCACCTCATGTTCATTATTTTTCTCAACTCATAAAAAAATTTGAAAAGGAAGGGATTGATTACTTTATAACATTGCGAAAATTTCAAAGTTTGGAAAATATCATTAAACTTTACAATCACATGAGCAATTACATTTCAATCGGAGCTCATGGGGATAGTCTTGAGGAAAAGTTGATAAACTCGGCAAAACGAATAATTGAATTAACAAAGATTATAAAGGATAATAAACCAAAAGTAGCCATTACAAAACATTCCGTAGAGCTCCCAAGAGTGGCATTTGGATTAAATATACCTTCTATTTTTATAGTGGATAATGAATATGCCGATGCTCAAAATAGATTAACCTTACCCATTGTAAATAATATCATAGCTCCTGAGGGCATAAATAAAACTATTTTAAGAAAACAGGGGGGGAGAAATTTTTTAACATTTGACGGCACCTGCGAAGTTGCAAATGTAAATTCAAGATTAAAAAATATTTTACCATTAAATAGGAATATAGTGGATGAATTAGGATTAAATAAAGAGCTTCCAATTATTGTAATGAGGTCAAGTCCAAATTCATCGTATTGTAACGGTAAAAAAGATATTTTACCAGATATAATTAAAAGATTACATAAAAAAATAGACTGTAATATTGTAGTATTTCCAAGAACCAAAAAACAGGAAAATTTATATCGTTCCCTTGATGTTGTTGTTCCAAAAACTATCGACTCCATATCACTGCTTTATTATGCAGATGCTATGATTGGTGCAGGAGGAACAATGAACAGAGAAGCTGCTGTGCTTGGAGTTCCAACAGTTTCCTGTTATCCTGAAAACATACTTGGTGTAGATAAATATTTAATAAAAAGGGGGAGGATGATTCATACAAAATCCGTTAATAGAATAATTGATTATGTTTTAAACAATCTTGGAAAAAGAAATAACACTATAACATTAGAAGACCCTACGGATTTGATGTTTGAAAAGGTTTGTGAATGCTTAAAAAGATAA
- a CDS encoding DUF169 domain-containing protein: protein MNIKEMNELGKKIQNMMGLKYPAVAVKLVKSEDEIPEGYEKLDGELRHCEMIQKARKENKKFYATIDNHLCKGGAYAMGLLQNPPEPLATGKLYKKLGNFSTDEAAMKTYEAIPKVKEPMYASVYAPLGDADFIPDSVVFLVEPKFGLRLAQGLLYKEGGRFQADFAGIQSLCADAVAAVKLRGVPNATLGCNGSRKYAKVADEEMIFAVPPEDLSKIAEAFDFFKTVWTCGSDNK, encoded by the coding sequence ATGAATATAAAAGAAATGAATGAGCTCGGTAAAAAAATTCAAAATATGATGGGATTAAAATATCCAGCAGTTGCAGTTAAATTAGTAAAGTCCGAGGATGAAATACCTGAGGGATACGAAAAGTTAGATGGAGAATTAAGGCACTGTGAAATGATACAAAAAGCAAGAAAAGAAAATAAAAAATTTTATGCTACTATCGATAATCATTTATGTAAAGGAGGAGCCTATGCAATGGGACTTCTTCAAAATCCACCAGAACCACTTGCAACAGGAAAATTATATAAAAAATTAGGTAATTTCTCAACAGATGAAGCTGCAATGAAAACTTATGAAGCCATACCAAAAGTAAAAGAACCTATGTATGCAAGTGTCTATGCTCCATTAGGTGATGCAGACTTTATTCCAGATTCAGTTGTATTCCTTGTAGAACCTAAATTTGGATTAAGATTGGCTCAGGGATTATTATACAAAGAAGGCGGAAGATTCCAGGCGGATTTTGCAGGTATCCAATCACTTTGTGCAGATGCAGTAGCAGCTGTAAAACTTAGAGGAGTTCCTAATGCAACATTAGGATGCAACGGTTCAAGAAAATACGCAAAAGTTGCAGATGAAGAGATGATTTTTGCAGTTCCTCCTGAGGATTTAAGTAAAATAGCAGAAGCATTTGATTTCTTTAAGACCGTATGGACTTGTGGTTCAGACAATAAATAA
- a CDS encoding IMP cyclohydrolase, producing MYIGRFLVVGKTENGKPFVLYRVSSRSFPNRKAVLKNNIVSIIPDNLNEIFSNPYITYNCINVVGNTIVATNGSHTDVIADKIKLGLPIRDALAYSLITMDYEKDDYNTPRIAVVLNENEVYMGYVKDSDIRVKKISLENGKGFYLGVYNACDINEYQKIDICGEKPEEICKYIMEHGEFEYPVCCAAAVIDKEIKIETYNK from the coding sequence ATGTATATTGGTAGATTTTTAGTAGTGGGAAAAACTGAAAATGGGAAGCCTTTTGTATTGTATAGGGTTTCAAGCAGAAGTTTTCCAAATAGAAAAGCTGTTTTAAAGAATAATATAGTATCAATTATACCAGATAATTTAAACGAAATATTTTCCAATCCTTATATCACCTATAACTGTATAAATGTAGTAGGTAATACCATAGTTGCAACAAACGGTTCTCACACTGATGTAATAGCCGACAAAATTAAACTTGGTCTTCCAATAAGGGATGCATTGGCATATTCATTGATTACTATGGATTATGAAAAGGATGACTATAATACTCCAAGAATAGCAGTAGTTTTAAATGAAAATGAGGTATATATGGGATATGTTAAAGATTCAGATATTAGAGTAAAAAAAATTTCACTTGAAAATGGCAAAGGATTTTATTTAGGAGTATATAACGCATGTGATATTAACGAATATCAAAAAATAGATATATGTGGAGAAAAACCAGAGGAGATTTGTAAATACATAATGGAACATGGAGAATTTGAATATCCTGTATGCTGTGCAGCAGCAGTTATTGATAAGGAGATAAAAATAGAAACATATAATAAATAG